agttctctttaaTTATTCACGTCTTGTTTGATTTATTAAtcatttaattgtatatttcactttattactatacaattttatttttcacaatACAATTATTGAGCATAAACTAGTATTTAATATGGAATTTTTCAGATGTGCTGAAAACTCCATCTCCATTTTTTATGTATTGAATTACTTACTCGGGCAGTCAGTGTGTCTCCTATTTTACAAAATAATCACATATATAATGAACACAACTTGCTtcgcataaaaaaaaaacctaatacAGCTCTtttaaaatagtagattggttttctgaactttataagtgtctcaccaattCTCTATAcatgcttatttcgtatcaccagctccttaaacttgtccataaaaatatattagcttcctgaactttacaagtgtctcaccaactccctaaacttgcttattttgtaacaactaaatTCAAAAATTGTTTGCAAATTTCAGAgagctaatctatttttatggacaattTTAGGAAACTGATGATACGAAATGAGCAAGTCTaaagagctggtgagacacttgcaaaattcAAGGAGCCAAtttactattttggacaagttcgcGGAGGCATTAATCATTCGTTAGTTTTCTCTAGATGCGCATAGAAACTACCagaaatttcttttcttttcttttccaataAGCTGCTAGAATCCTCTTCCTGTTAACTATATATACCTCCTTGACGCTTCTATCTTCAACTGCAAAATTACATCAAACCAAAACAAATCATTACTTCCATCCGGAATTTTCATTTTCCTTTGAAAAATGGCATCATCATCACTTATTCCAAGCTTCTTCGGCAGGGACAGAACCAATCTATTTGATCCATTTGAAGGCATAATCTCATCTCTGAATGCACCATCCTCAGTAAGCGAAACATCTGATTTCGTTAACACGAAAATAGACTGGAAAGAGACACCGGAGTCCCACATTTTCAAAGCTGATCTTCCAGGACTCAAGAAAGAAGAGGTGAAAGTGGAGGTAGAGGAAGGCAGAATCCTCCAGATCAGCGACGAGAGGAGCAAAGAGCAAGAGGACAAGAATGATAAATGGCACAGAGTCGAGAGGACCACTGGCAAATTTTTGAGGAGGTTCAGGTTGCCTGAGGATACTAAAATGGATCAAACTAAGGCTACCATGGAGAATGGAGTTCTTACTGTTACTGTTCCTAAAGAGCCTCAAAAGAAGCCTGAGATCAAGTCTATTCAGATTTCTGGCTAACCAAAAGGAAGGCCAAAGAACAAAACAGAAGAGCCTGTGTTTCAGAATAAAATCTTGTATGTGTGGATGTAATTAGTCTAGTCTAAGTTTAGCCTGTAATTATGTCTCTAAAAAGGTTGTAATCTGAGTTAATAAAAAGATATGCTTCTTTGA
The window above is part of the Euphorbia lathyris chromosome 3, ddEupLath1.1, whole genome shotgun sequence genome. Proteins encoded here:
- the LOC136221716 gene encoding 18.2 kDa class I heat shock protein-like; translated protein: MASSSLIPSFFGRDRTNLFDPFEGIISSLNAPSSVSETSDFVNTKIDWKETPESHIFKADLPGLKKEEVKVEVEEGRILQISDERSKEQEDKNDKWHRVERTTGKFLRRFRLPEDTKMDQTKATMENGVLTVTVPKEPQKKPEIKSIQISG